A window of the Candidatus Eisenbacteria bacterium genome harbors these coding sequences:
- a CDS encoding PD-(D/E)XK nuclease family protein — protein sequence MSTKTSALKNTFSWSHSRKRLFDDCPRAYYFRYYGSWEGWLHDAPPLARALYILKQLKSRQMWAGSVVHEAVEDHLRKVRSGITGMIEPDLLAERVIKDRLRPQFRESKDGLYLQDAKNRTGLLEHHYAQPVSNEMWKALAEDVKKALRNFVENYLGLALDLAEEDWLLLEDLHSFELEDVPVWVKCDFAFRDKQGRVVIVDWKTGKKVPEPGSFQLGCYGLYAVDRWGLDPSDVRVLEINLTIGKEASAVIQKEDLEKTAEEITASIRHLKGLLRDPEINGADSDDFKARPSKRMCHWCSFLEACEEGRACVPLAGGRRLEMLS from the coding sequence GTGTCCACAAAAACCAGCGCCTTAAAAAACACTTTCAGCTGGTCGCATTCCAGAAAGCGTCTTTTTGATGATTGTCCGAGGGCTTATTACTTCCGTTATTACGGATCCTGGGAAGGGTGGTTGCATGACGCCCCGCCTCTGGCGCGGGCGTTATACATTTTAAAGCAATTGAAGTCGCGGCAGATGTGGGCGGGGAGTGTTGTTCACGAGGCCGTGGAGGATCATCTTCGCAAGGTTCGCAGCGGGATCACCGGCATGATAGAACCCGATCTTCTCGCCGAAAGGGTTATCAAGGATCGTTTGAGGCCGCAATTCCGCGAAAGCAAGGATGGTCTTTACCTGCAAGACGCAAAAAATCGAACGGGTTTGCTGGAACATCACTATGCCCAGCCGGTATCGAATGAAATGTGGAAGGCTTTGGCCGAGGATGTAAAGAAAGCGTTGCGGAATTTTGTTGAAAACTATCTCGGGCTGGCCCTGGATCTCGCCGAAGAGGACTGGCTGCTGCTTGAAGATTTACATTCTTTCGAACTGGAAGACGTTCCTGTCTGGGTGAAGTGCGATTTTGCGTTCCGGGACAAGCAGGGCCGCGTGGTCATTGTCGATTGGAAAACGGGGAAAAAGGTGCCCGAGCCGGGCAGCTTTCAGCTCGGTTGCTACGGCCTCTATGCGGTGGACCGCTGGGGGCTCGATCCGTCGGATGTCCGTGTTCTGGAAATCAACTTGACCATCGGAAAAGAGGCTTCGGCTGTTATACAAAAAGAAGACTTGGAAAAGACGGCAGAAGAGATTACGGCCAGCATTCGCCATCTGAAAGGCCTTCTCCGGGATCCCGAGATAAATGGTGCGGATAGTGACGATTTTAAAGCGCGGCCGAGCAAAAGAATGTGCCATTGGTGCTCGTTTCTGGAGGCCTGCGAAGAAGGCCGGGCATGCGTTCCGCTGGCCGGGGGCCGCCGCTTGGAGATGTTGAGCTAG
- a CDS encoding ABC-ATPase domain-containing protein, translating to MAPQSVEDLAGILSRIDGRGYKAYKDLTGAYHYQRFTLHIDHVQADPFAPPSRIRLTLNHDHSGFLEEARQTKSRCLGVEDFLGRLLERNADRGERFGFRVDRHGQQIMKRTVIQLSPALLEARLGVDLPAAGRRIMGAEARRLLLEVLPQVVTRSLLKSSVDAEALRRHQDVVEDHATLSSLLAEHHWVSFVADETSLARRAGHDDRPLPADGDAPVVPFQSPAPLSAEVTLPHAGLVRGMAIPEGVTLLVGGGFHGKSTLLSALSLGIYAHIPGDGREQIATVPEAVRIRSEEGRAVTGTDISPFIDGLPFGISTRDFTTQNASGSTSQAANIIEMMEAGARLLLIDEDSSATNFMIRDEMMRRLLRPGQEPITPFLERVRDLYDARGVSTVLVMGGSGEYFRVADHIILMDQYRPRVVTDECREIASTLDQSTGGKPGKDAAGAEKAFTKEKPRRLSLSGYGKGSRIKIKAVGTRRLVVDHEEVELDSCEQLMSPAQVRTLAETLTWWLEGKEGDLPSPSRCFEIPEALKMWSGVVHQRGLDGLCRFRRSDLAMIRPLDLAVMLNRLRQLELC from the coding sequence GTGGCGCCGCAGAGTGTAGAGGATCTGGCCGGAATCCTTTCCCGAATTGACGGACGGGGGTACAAAGCCTACAAAGATCTCACGGGTGCATATCATTATCAGCGCTTCACCCTCCATATCGATCATGTTCAGGCCGACCCCTTCGCCCCTCCCTCCAGAATCAGGCTGACGCTGAATCATGACCACTCCGGTTTTCTGGAGGAGGCCCGCCAAACCAAGTCGCGCTGTCTGGGGGTTGAGGATTTTCTGGGGCGGCTCCTCGAACGCAACGCCGACCGGGGAGAGCGATTCGGATTCCGCGTTGACCGCCACGGCCAGCAGATAATGAAACGCACGGTCATCCAGCTGAGTCCCGCTCTCTTGGAGGCGCGGCTGGGTGTTGATTTGCCCGCGGCGGGGCGCCGTATCATGGGCGCGGAGGCCCGGCGGCTTCTTCTGGAAGTTCTTCCCCAAGTGGTGACGCGTTCCCTCCTCAAGAGTTCTGTTGATGCGGAGGCCCTCCGGCGGCATCAGGATGTGGTGGAGGATCATGCCACCCTCTCCTCACTTTTGGCGGAGCATCACTGGGTCTCTTTTGTTGCCGATGAGACCTCTCTCGCCCGCCGGGCGGGCCACGATGATAGGCCTCTACCGGCGGATGGTGATGCTCCCGTCGTTCCCTTTCAATCTCCAGCACCGCTCTCCGCGGAGGTCACCTTGCCCCATGCCGGTCTTGTCCGGGGGATGGCCATCCCCGAGGGGGTGACCCTGCTTGTGGGCGGGGGATTCCATGGCAAAAGCACCCTGCTATCGGCCCTCTCTCTGGGCATCTATGCGCACATCCCGGGTGATGGGCGCGAGCAGATCGCGACCGTGCCGGAGGCGGTCCGGATCCGGTCCGAAGAGGGGCGGGCGGTGACCGGCACCGATATATCCCCCTTTATTGATGGGCTCCCCTTCGGGATCTCGACCCGTGACTTCACGACACAGAACGCGTCGGGTTCGACATCGCAAGCGGCCAATATCATTGAGATGATGGAGGCGGGCGCCCGTCTCCTCCTCATTGATGAGGATAGCTCGGCTACCAATTTTATGATCCGCGATGAGATGATGCGCCGATTATTGCGACCCGGGCAGGAGCCGATAACGCCCTTTCTCGAAAGAGTCCGCGATTTGTATGATGCGCGAGGGGTCTCAACGGTTTTGGTGATGGGCGGCTCGGGTGAGTATTTCCGCGTCGCCGATCATATTATCCTGATGGATCAGTACCGGCCCCGCGTCGTGACCGATGAGTGCCGGGAGATCGCATCGACGCTCGATCAATCGACCGGCGGAAAGCCGGGAAAGGATGCAGCGGGCGCTGAAAAAGCTTTCACAAAGGAGAAACCTCGCCGATTATCCCTTTCCGGATATGGAAAGGGCTCCAGAATAAAGATCAAAGCGGTTGGAACGAGACGTCTCGTCGTGGATCATGAGGAGGTCGAACTCGATTCCTGCGAGCAGCTGATGAGTCCGGCCCAGGTGAGGACACTCGCGGAGACATTAACCTGGTGGCTCGAGGGAAAAGAAGGGGACCTTCCATCCCCCTCCCGGTGTTTCGAGATACCGGAAGCCCTTAAAATGTGGAGCGGCGTCGTTCATCAGAGGGGCCTGGACGGCCTTTGCCGGTTCCGGCGATCGGATCTGGCGATGATCCGCCCCCTGGATCTGGCGGTGATGCTGAATCGACTGCGACAGCTCGAATTGTGTTGA
- a CDS encoding Gfo/Idh/MocA family oxidoreductase has translation MGKKKIRWAIIGNGFARQTVLPCLSRIDGLAVVALCARHPMRAQQTAEEFNIPEIFTDYRLMISGTKPDLVMITTPPRLHREISLFALEQGCHVLCEKPTAMNAQEAREMWEAARNAPGRIHLIDHELRLDPSHQEIKRRIQEGWLGSLRQLSWTQRSEGMASPDRPWSWWNSREAGGGLLGALGSHAVDLFRHWAGEFSSVWGMLQTQTRQRHDPSTNLPRPVDSDDAFTAVLKMAEGSDENVRDATARFDMNSASPGPWMMRIEVIGTSGRLLLDDRGMLWGTRKAADGWEKIETKEDLPAEDLNVIPDTVWARAFLRSARLIQEGMKRSETKIAGLSTFEDGWRNQTVLDAIRLSSEAGTWIDLPPEEELPHLPAGQDLC, from the coding sequence ATGGGGAAGAAAAAGATCCGATGGGCCATCATCGGCAATGGATTCGCCCGCCAGACCGTCCTCCCCTGTTTGAGCCGGATCGACGGTCTCGCCGTCGTCGCTCTCTGCGCTCGTCATCCGATGCGCGCGCAGCAGACGGCGGAAGAGTTTAACATTCCGGAGATCTTCACCGACTACCGTCTAATGATCAGCGGAACGAAGCCTGATCTCGTTATGATCACAACGCCTCCCCGTTTGCACCGCGAGATCTCCTTGTTCGCTTTGGAGCAGGGTTGTCATGTGCTCTGCGAAAAGCCGACCGCAATGAATGCCCAGGAAGCCCGTGAGATGTGGGAAGCCGCCCGGAACGCTCCCGGCCGGATCCATCTCATCGACCATGAATTGCGTTTGGATCCTTCACATCAGGAGATCAAACGGCGGATTCAGGAAGGGTGGCTGGGTTCCCTGCGGCAGCTCTCCTGGACCCAGCGCAGTGAGGGGATGGCCTCTCCCGACCGGCCCTGGTCCTGGTGGAATTCACGGGAGGCGGGCGGGGGCCTGCTGGGCGCTCTCGGCTCCCATGCCGTTGATCTCTTCCGGCATTGGGCCGGCGAATTTTCATCGGTCTGGGGAATGCTTCAAACACAAACCCGCCAACGGCACGATCCGTCAACCAATCTCCCACGCCCGGTCGACTCAGATGACGCCTTCACGGCGGTATTGAAAATGGCGGAGGGATCGGATGAAAACGTGCGGGACGCCACGGCCCGCTTTGACATGAATAGCGCTTCGCCCGGACCTTGGATGATGCGGATTGAGGTCATCGGCACATCGGGCCGCCTGCTTCTGGACGACAGGGGTATGCTCTGGGGCACGCGCAAGGCGGCGGACGGCTGGGAAAAAATTGAAACGAAAGAGGATCTACCGGCGGAGGACCTCAATGTCATACCCGACACGGTGTGGGCCCGTGCTTTCCTCCGGTCGGCTCGATTGATTCAAGAGGGTATGAAGAGAAGTGAAACAAAGATCGCCGGCCTTTCAACATTTGAGGACGGCTGGCGGAATCAGACGGTATTGGACGCGATCCGCCTCTCATCAGAGGCCGGGACCTGGATTGACTTGCCCCCGGAAGAAGAGCTCCCGCATCTTCCAGCGGGTCAAGACCTCTGCTAA
- a CDS encoding TonB family protein, whose amino-acid sequence MGNLRTHGTMRDRIKDARAWLGASLWRRTLVASTALHFIGIIFLSVTWPTKTRPMVPPIYFVTLEPAAVPEETPQPPVKAPVEKAPSPVKMETKKKETPKQDPPKKKTVEAPKPKQAPAASQDEALDIRTDQPSFVFNYYLDSIRRKISSRWQPPAGVTAGKEKVVMLHFRILRDGSVIGPTVEEGSGIDLLDQSTIRAVLEAVPLPPLPPAYDGPWLGVHLRFVRHD is encoded by the coding sequence ATGGGGAATCTCCGAACTCACGGGACGATGCGGGACCGGATCAAGGATGCCAGGGCTTGGCTCGGCGCGAGCCTTTGGCGCCGGACCCTGGTCGCCTCCACGGCGCTCCATTTTATCGGGATCATCTTTCTTTCCGTGACCTGGCCCACAAAAACGCGGCCGATGGTTCCGCCGATTTACTTCGTGACCCTGGAACCCGCCGCCGTTCCAGAAGAAACACCGCAACCGCCGGTCAAGGCGCCCGTTGAGAAGGCGCCCAGCCCTGTTAAAATGGAAACAAAGAAAAAGGAAACACCGAAGCAAGATCCTCCCAAAAAGAAGACGGTGGAAGCGCCGAAACCGAAGCAGGCGCCGGCGGCGTCGCAGGACGAGGCCCTTGATATCAGGACCGATCAGCCCTCTTTCGTCTTCAACTACTATCTCGATTCCATCCGCCGGAAGATCAGCAGCCGGTGGCAGCCCCCGGCCGGGGTCACCGCCGGGAAAGAAAAGGTCGTCATGCTCCACTTTCGTATTCTTCGCGACGGATCGGTGATCGGCCCGACCGTTGAGGAGGGTTCAGGGATCGATCTGCTCGATCAAAGCACCATTCGCGCCGTGCTCGAGGCGGTGCCACTGCCCCCGCTTCCGCCGGCCTACGATGGCCCGTGGCTCGGCGTCCACCTGAGGTTTGTCCGACATGATTAA
- a CDS encoding VCBS repeat-containing protein — protein MLRLRRPYLLLILASAHLLIAAEPVRAAVPLNPIPAWISDANGHVATGGAWADVDEDGWLDMIVANGNDIEQQGVIIYHNNGDGTLPQDPTWSSAGIAYHGHIDVGDINGDGHVDVAVAVYIGVNGFSTPGTAKVYLNNGLGEFSPYADWIPAESFYCFSLALGDADGDGDLDLACACGDDYYDHNEHQRIFYNNDGILETSPSWVSDEIDYALDVTWDDVDLDGDMDVLFCGTSSPMRIYLNNQTTGGGIETTASWENTDMPQDGNTTAFGDWDNDGYPEIAVADNDQLGGPGFFKVYQNSAGVPGPTPAWHSATSGYGSHVSWIDLDLDGDLDLAAGRWWGAGVIYENTGGMLTSVPVWETMESCVVENMFWGDVNNDGLRTNGHSMLYGTGVRTFFKLGHAPVRSIDQVLINGSPVTHYTFHAGNGWISMASPPPDGALVEILYTYSRNLDLAITNWESGAGNFLYLNTGASSAPDITSALSTIRIAPNPMQSWTQIRYNGAGADEARLEVFNVAGQRVKTIHQGPLSGGLLTWEWHGDNDTGRRLPSGLYFMRMTASGHSRTAKILVME, from the coding sequence ATGCTCCGCCTGCGCCGGCCTTATCTGCTGCTGATCCTTGCTTCCGCACACCTCCTCATCGCCGCAGAACCCGTGCGGGCGGCGGTCCCCCTTAACCCTATTCCGGCTTGGATTTCCGACGCCAATGGGCATGTGGCGACCGGCGGCGCCTGGGCGGATGTGGATGAAGATGGATGGCTCGATATGATCGTCGCCAACGGCAATGATATCGAGCAACAAGGTGTCATCATCTACCACAACAACGGCGACGGCACCCTGCCGCAGGACCCGACCTGGAGCTCGGCGGGAATCGCCTACCACGGCCATATCGATGTGGGGGATATCAACGGCGACGGCCATGTCGATGTGGCGGTGGCGGTCTATATCGGCGTCAATGGATTCAGCACGCCGGGCACGGCGAAAGTCTATTTGAACAACGGCCTCGGTGAATTCAGCCCCTATGCCGATTGGATCCCCGCGGAATCATTTTACTGCTTCTCTCTGGCCCTCGGCGATGCGGACGGCGATGGGGATCTCGATCTCGCCTGCGCCTGCGGGGATGACTATTACGATCACAACGAACACCAGCGGATATTTTATAATAACGACGGCATTCTGGAAACGAGCCCGTCTTGGGTGTCGGATGAGATCGATTACGCCCTTGATGTCACCTGGGATGATGTCGATCTCGACGGCGATATGGATGTGCTTTTTTGCGGCACCTCCTCGCCGATGCGGATTTATCTAAACAACCAGACAACCGGCGGCGGCATTGAGACGACGGCATCCTGGGAAAACACCGACATGCCGCAGGACGGCAACACGACGGCCTTCGGCGATTGGGACAACGACGGATATCCGGAGATCGCCGTGGCCGACAATGATCAACTCGGCGGCCCGGGTTTCTTCAAGGTTTACCAGAACAGCGCGGGTGTTCCCGGTCCGACGCCTGCCTGGCATTCGGCGACAAGCGGCTATGGATCCCATGTTTCATGGATTGATCTCGATCTCGACGGTGATCTCGATCTCGCCGCCGGGCGATGGTGGGGGGCCGGCGTCATCTATGAAAATACCGGAGGGATGCTCACATCCGTCCCGGTATGGGAAACAATGGAAAGTTGCGTCGTTGAGAATATGTTCTGGGGCGATGTCAACAACGACGGATTGAGGACCAACGGGCACTCGATGTTATACGGGACCGGCGTCCGCACATTCTTCAAGCTCGGCCATGCGCCCGTTCGTTCCATCGATCAAGTCCTGATTAACGGATCACCCGTCACGCATTATACATTTCATGCGGGGAATGGGTGGATATCCATGGCTTCCCCGCCGCCGGACGGCGCCTTGGTCGAAATTCTCTATACCTACTCCCGGAATCTGGATCTCGCCATCACAAATTGGGAATCAGGCGCCGGAAATTTCCTGTATTTGAATACCGGCGCTTCGAGCGCTCCCGACATCACCTCCGCCCTTTCGACGATCAGGATCGCACCGAATCCCATGCAAAGCTGGACGCAGATCCGCTACAACGGTGCGGGAGCGGATGAAGCAAGACTCGAGGTGTTTAACGTTGCGGGGCAAAGGGTCAAGACAATCCATCAAGGCCCCCTCTCAGGCGGCCTCCTCACCTGGGAATGGCACGGCGATAATGATACGGGCCGAAGGCTCCCCAGCGGTCTTTACTTCATGCGGATGACCGCATCCGGCCACAGCCGAACGGCCAAAATCCTGGTCATGGAATAG
- the pal gene encoding peptidoglycan-associated lipoprotein Pal, translated as MSKGVRILLICLAVSFLVAALGACSKKPGPSVDVTEGATEGTEEDTGQTIRPDSKPTSPDTDSALKMDDIFFDYDRYNLRSDAMTALERNAKLLSENPESRMILEGHCDERGTTEYNLALGEKRGQAALNFLTRYGIDPSRLTVISYGEERPFDPGHNESAYSKNRRVHFVIQ; from the coding sequence ATGTCAAAGGGCGTTCGCATATTACTAATCTGTCTGGCGGTATCATTCCTAGTCGCCGCTTTGGGCGCATGCTCAAAGAAACCCGGACCCTCCGTTGATGTGACGGAAGGGGCCACGGAAGGGACCGAGGAAGATACAGGACAAACGATCCGACCGGACTCAAAACCAACTTCACCTGATACCGACTCCGCACTCAAGATGGATGATATCTTCTTTGACTACGATCGGTATAACCTTCGATCCGACGCGATGACCGCCTTGGAGCGGAATGCGAAGCTTTTAAGTGAGAATCCTGAATCGCGGATGATCCTCGAGGGTCATTGCGACGAGAGGGGAACCACCGAGTACAATCTCGCCTTGGGAGAGAAGCGGGGACAGGCGGCGCTGAATTTCCTGACGCGCTATGGCATCGATCCGTCGCGCCTCACCGTCATCAGCTACGGCGAGGAACGGCCTTTCGATCCAGGTCATAATGAAAGCGCTTATTCCAAGAACCGCCGGGTTCACTTTGTCATTCAGTAG
- the era gene encoding GTPase Era, with protein sequence MNQTAHRSGYVAIAGIPNAGKSTLLNALVKTRLAAVTPKPQTTRRRTLGILSADDYQMIFVDTPGVLRPRDAMEVAMERVIHQALDDADVVLYLVDATHPRPVPIVEEKSHKKTTVVALNKVDELKKREDLLPVIDRMKEKGSYKEFIPISALKGTNLDLLVKTLVDLLPEGPAFYPADHLTEQPEKFFVAELIREQIFLQYRQEIPYGAEVIIEEFHEHQGRKDVIKAMIIVESDSQKGILIGKGGREIKKLGIASRETVESFLERPVFLELRVKTMAKWRKDPKTLKRLGYS encoded by the coding sequence TTGAATCAGACCGCCCATCGTTCCGGTTATGTCGCCATCGCCGGTATTCCGAATGCCGGGAAAAGCACCTTGCTCAACGCGCTTGTCAAGACAAGATTGGCCGCCGTGACGCCAAAGCCGCAGACAACCCGCCGCCGCACCTTGGGGATCCTTTCCGCCGACGATTATCAAATGATTTTTGTGGACACACCGGGTGTCCTGCGGCCGCGGGATGCAATGGAAGTGGCGATGGAAAGGGTGATTCATCAAGCTTTGGATGACGCCGATGTCGTGCTCTATCTCGTCGACGCCACCCATCCCCGGCCCGTTCCGATTGTCGAGGAGAAGTCCCACAAAAAAACCACCGTGGTTGCATTGAACAAAGTTGATGAATTAAAAAAACGGGAGGATCTGCTGCCGGTTATTGACCGGATGAAGGAAAAAGGATCGTACAAAGAGTTTATCCCGATCTCGGCGCTCAAGGGCACCAATCTTGATCTCTTGGTCAAGACGCTGGTCGATCTTCTTCCGGAAGGACCCGCCTTCTACCCGGCCGATCATCTGACGGAACAGCCGGAAAAGTTCTTTGTCGCCGAGTTGATCCGCGAACAGATATTTCTTCAGTACCGGCAGGAGATCCCCTACGGCGCCGAAGTGATCATCGAAGAGTTTCACGAGCATCAGGGAAGGAAGGATGTCATTAAGGCGATGATCATTGTGGAGAGCGATTCGCAGAAAGGAATCCTTATCGGCAAGGGCGGGCGCGAAATTAAAAAACTCGGCATCGCCTCCCGCGAAACGGTGGAGTCTTTTCTGGAACGTCCGGTTTTTCTGGAGCTTCGCGTAAAAACCATGGCAAAATGGCGGAAAGATCCGAAGACATTGAAACGCCTTGGATATTCTTGA
- a CDS encoding amidohydrolase: MAAEPPVWIFTNGRIITNNHDIPRAEAMVVGHEKIRWIGRREELPAIYKTGAVVRDLKGCTVLPGLIDAHLHVEGLGRSLEELNFVGSTSYEELIQMVAAAAAAAPPGNWIHGRGWDQNNWPESRMPDHRALSAVSPAHPVYLRRIDGHAALVNQKALDIGSITKTTAEPAGGRILKTSAGEVLGVLIDEAMSLVNFHIPAPAAAVRRRRVEKGLAECARYGLTMVHDAGADHLGLEIYQSLRTTNRLPIRAYVMIEGSEAGLLDEWLLRGPLLDSADRLIIRAVKLYADGALGSRGAALLEPYADEPGTRGLLMMEADSLETLLRRIHRAGFQCAVHAIGDRANHLLLDLYEKILGAEILGGKPGRDPRHRIEHAQIIAPGDIGRFAALGVVASMQFTHATSDWTWVANRIGRGRLPGAYAWRSISRAGARLAQGSDAPIESPNPFPGLAAGISRQDADGNPKGGWLPHECLTPAEALGAATTGAAQAAFLEDRLGRLQEGCWADFVLCDTDPLTEPASSIRKTQVEETWVGGKCVYRRG, from the coding sequence ATGGCCGCCGAGCCGCCCGTTTGGATCTTCACCAACGGCCGCATTATTACAAATAACCATGACATTCCACGGGCTGAAGCGATGGTGGTGGGGCATGAAAAGATCCGGTGGATCGGGCGGCGGGAAGAGCTCCCCGCGATTTACAAAACCGGAGCCGTCGTCCGTGACCTCAAGGGATGCACGGTCCTTCCCGGACTGATCGACGCCCATTTGCACGTCGAAGGATTAGGCCGGTCACTTGAGGAATTGAACTTTGTCGGATCGACTTCCTACGAGGAACTTATACAAATGGTCGCGGCCGCCGCGGCCGCCGCACCTCCTGGGAATTGGATACACGGCCGGGGTTGGGATCAGAACAATTGGCCGGAATCCCGCATGCCGGATCATCGGGCTCTTTCAGCGGTATCACCCGCCCACCCGGTCTACCTGCGGCGCATCGACGGGCATGCGGCTCTCGTAAATCAAAAAGCGCTGGATATCGGAAGTATCACAAAGACGACAGCCGAACCCGCGGGAGGGCGGATTCTTAAAACCTCCGCGGGCGAAGTTTTGGGTGTCTTAATCGATGAGGCGATGTCCCTCGTCAATTTCCACATCCCCGCGCCGGCCGCCGCCGTCCGACGGCGCCGTGTGGAGAAGGGGCTGGCTGAGTGCGCCCGGTACGGTTTAACAATGGTGCATGATGCCGGCGCCGATCACCTTGGTTTGGAAATTTATCAATCGCTCCGCACCACGAACCGCCTCCCGATCCGAGCCTATGTGATGATCGAGGGATCCGAGGCGGGATTGCTGGATGAGTGGCTCCTTCGCGGACCGCTTCTGGATTCCGCCGATAGGCTGATCATTCGCGCCGTAAAGCTGTACGCCGACGGCGCCCTCGGCTCACGCGGCGCGGCCCTATTAGAGCCCTACGCCGACGAACCCGGAACGCGGGGCCTCTTGATGATGGAGGCCGATTCTTTGGAAACCCTTCTCCGCCGGATTCATCGAGCCGGCTTTCAATGCGCCGTTCACGCCATCGGCGATCGGGCCAACCATCTCCTGCTCGATCTTTATGAAAAGATCTTGGGCGCAGAAATCCTCGGCGGCAAGCCCGGCCGCGATCCCCGGCACCGGATCGAGCATGCACAGATCATCGCGCCCGGTGATATCGGCCGGTTTGCTGCATTGGGTGTCGTCGCGTCGATGCAATTTACACATGCCACATCGGATTGGACCTGGGTCGCGAACCGCATCGGCCGCGGACGTCTCCCCGGCGCCTATGCCTGGAGATCCATCTCCCGAGCGGGGGCCCGGCTGGCGCAGGGAAGCGACGCGCCGATTGAATCCCCCAACCCCTTCCCGGGCCTCGCGGCCGGAATCTCGCGGCAGGATGCTGATGGAAATCCAAAGGGGGGGTGGCTGCCCCATGAATGTTTAACTCCAGCAGAGGCTTTGGGGGCCGCAACGACCGGCGCGGCGCAGGCGGCCTTTCTCGAAGATCGCTTGGGCCGTCTCCAAGAAGGCTGCTGGGCCGATTTCGTCCTCTGTGATACCGATCCATTGACTGAACCGGCTTCCAGCATACGCAAAACCCAGGTCGAAGAGACCTGGGTCGGCGGGAAATGTGTGTATCGACGGGGCTAG
- a CDS encoding 4-hydroxy-3-methylbut-2-enyl diphosphate reductase → MGETPIKGRIYNKGLGHKDQVAGVLADDFHSGLVEALKTRGYSLEAPGLTLLLAREFGFCYGVDRALGYAYETCRRFPDRRIFITGDVIHNPRVNERLRSLGVKYLPQKDEDPDRLEGIGPGDVVLLPAFGAEREDVDRLEELGCTIVDTTCGSVLLVWKSVEKYARDGYTAVIHGKHYHAETRAACSQILKIPGGRYLVLLDLNEARIAAEMIRDRLNPREFLGTFHQQISPGFDPLRDMEKIGLANQTTMLSSESLAVGGILREAMADRYGMDKLGEHYRSFETICSATQDRQDAVEELLKQKLDLLIVIGGHNSSNTGHLAEISHRTVPTYHVEGARDLLGADAIRHLPVGAAETVITKNWLPGRDLRVGLTAGASTPDRQVGRVIELILKFKGLSCEDYLKPSGG, encoded by the coding sequence ATGGGAGAAACTCCGATTAAGGGCCGCATCTATAACAAGGGCCTCGGCCATAAGGATCAGGTGGCCGGCGTGCTGGCCGACGATTTCCACAGCGGACTCGTCGAGGCGTTGAAAACCCGCGGTTACAGCCTGGAAGCCCCGGGTCTCACCCTGCTCCTGGCGCGTGAATTCGGATTCTGTTACGGCGTCGATCGGGCGCTGGGATATGCCTATGAGACCTGCCGGCGTTTTCCCGACCGCCGGATCTTCATCACCGGGGATGTCATTCACAATCCCCGGGTGAACGAACGCCTTCGAAGCCTGGGGGTCAAATACCTCCCGCAAAAAGACGAAGACCCCGACCGGCTGGAGGGAATCGGTCCCGGTGATGTCGTTCTCCTTCCCGCTTTCGGCGCGGAACGGGAAGATGTGGATCGTCTGGAGGAACTGGGTTGTACAATTGTAGATACAACCTGCGGGTCGGTGCTCCTCGTCTGGAAGAGTGTTGAGAAGTATGCGCGGGATGGGTACACCGCCGTTATCCACGGGAAACACTACCATGCGGAAACACGGGCGGCCTGCAGCCAGATACTTAAAATTCCGGGCGGCCGCTATCTCGTCCTGCTGGATCTCAATGAGGCCCGGATCGCGGCGGAGATGATCCGCGACCGGCTGAATCCGCGGGAATTTCTCGGCACATTCCATCAACAGATCAGCCCCGGGTTTGATCCCCTGCGCGATATGGAGAAGATCGGCCTGGCCAATCAAACCACCATGCTGAGCAGTGAATCATTGGCCGTGGGCGGAATCCTCCGGGAAGCCATGGCGGATCGCTATGGAATGGATAAACTCGGCGAGCACTATCGCAGTTTTGAGACAATTTGCAGCGCGACACAGGACCGGCAGGATGCCGTGGAAGAGCTCCTCAAACAAAAACTCGATTTGTTGATCGTCATCGGCGGACATAACAGCAGCAATACCGGCCACCTCGCGGAGATTTCACATCGGACCGTGCCTACATATCATGTCGAGGGTGCGCGGGATCTTCTGGGAGCCGACGCCATCCGCCATCTCCCCGTCGGCGCCGCCGAGACGGTCATTACGAAGAATTGGCTGCCCGGCCGGGATCTGCGGGTCGGCTTGACCGCCGGCGCCTCGACACCCGATCGGCAGGTCGGCCGCGTCATCGAACTGATACTGAAATTCAAAGGATTGAGTTGTGAAGATTATTTAAAACCGTCAGGAGGTTGA